In Scatophagus argus isolate fScaArg1 chromosome 3, fScaArg1.pri, whole genome shotgun sequence, the genomic stretch CATATTCTagattggattttttttcttgacagaCATCTATTAGCCAAAGGCCAAAACACACTCAGGAGTGTAGAGTGATCCTTGATAATTACATTCAGAGATTTTCATGCAattcctgtttcaacaaagaGCTGAGTTCATAGAATGTACTTTGTGTGATACTCTGTATTTGGTTGCATGTATACGGAATGACACTGCAGGCAGCGCACACTGTAACTTTGTGTTTATGGCTGCTCAGTATTACTAACATTTGTTGCACACTTTGATATGCCTAGGTGATCAGTTTTATATGTGTTCAAAATTCCAGTGTGCTGGTGACAGCTGATAAAGGTGTATTCTGATGGCTTTGGATGAAAAATGTCAGAGATTTGAGTTCCAGTCACATGACTCGAGTCTTGAGTGAGACTCTAGTCACAAATTAGACAACTTTAGacatgacaaaatcaaaaaacacttgcagtttaaaatgattaaacgattttttttttttttttaaaaaaatcatctcaCAAACCAATTATTCCCCTTCATTTCTTAAGTCTAAAATTCTTCCTTCCAAGCGCCAAATAAAGTTACGTTTTCAATTTGGTGACTAAAGCTTTGAACGCTGTCTGCCTCACTGGTGGGTAAATGTTTTTACcaacataaatacataatagAAAACTAAGGTCATCTTGTAAACTCTGAAATCTGCATCCCTTTGTATGGCAAAGTGCGTGCTGACAGGGACTTTGCATTCGAGTGCACCTGTAAACTCAAAATGGTCCAAAGGTATTTCAAATGGAAAGGtttctattttcacttttggtgaacagcattttgacttgaacttgaacttgaaaaatgaaatgaaaacgaACTTGAAAAAAACCCCCccacaaataattaattaacaataataataataataataataaatcaattaattaataattactgTACAAGAAATCTTGATAATGGCGTTCATATATCCTATTATGGATAAGGGCAGAACCTTACAGTTCTTGGTGATTAATTTCAATTTTCTACTGCTACAGCACAGTTAAATTTGAATAGAACTGTTTTACCTACAACAGCATTTCCACATCCCAACCAAGGGAAGAAATACCCTTGATGATGTTCAACATTCCTGGCAGGTACAAAGCCCTCCTCCATTTGCATATCAGACAATATTCCCCTGCTTTTTGTGCCAACTTATCTAAGCTAGTATAAAGAGTCAAACCATCATTTGAATCTGCTAAAGTGTGGACAGATGAAGCTACAGCAGCTTGAAAGCACAGTTTTGAGTGCACAGATTGGCACATGTTCAGAGATGCTGCCTGAGTGGCAGAGAAAGTGAACATGAGTAAAGCTGAAGGCCTGGTAACATCCCTGACTGAGTACTAAAAATATGTCTATCTGCTAATTTATGTTATTAGGAAAATTTTTAACATATTGTCAAAATTGACACTCACCAGCCtgaattcaaaacaaacagatgcacaGAGGATGACTCTTCACCTCAAGTAACAGGCACAACCAAAGAATACAGCCTCTATATGACTCAAACCGTTGAGTCATAGTCCTTCACAATTAATTTTCCCATTAGTTAATGCTCCATGGAACTGTTCATCCAAACTGGGCTAAGTTAACAACATCGAGGTAAGCCAGCCAGCAATAATAAAcgacatacatacatacaacaataacatacaacatacaacaataaacagttttCATACTTGAAGACTAATAAGATAATAAGATGCATGATactttgcaattttttttactGGTTTCCAGCAGGTTGCTTTATTTATACTGAAAATGTTCATGCTATCATGACAGTAAATAGCATGGCCACCTATaataacaaaatgcatttttaagtGAAAGAGAATTTAATGGTGATGAGTATATTCTGATTGTTGAGGAATTCTGATTCATCGGGTTAAAAtattattcatccatccattttctataccgcttatccgtcaggatcacggggggagctggagcctatcacagccgactacgggcgagaggcggggtacacacaaagacagacaaccacacactctcacactcacacctaggggcaatttagagtagccaattaacctaatgtgcatgtttttggtattgtgggaggaagccggagtacccggagaaaacccacgcaggcacagggagaacatgcaaactccacatagaagggcccagaccgggattcgaacctggaaccctcttgctatgaggcgacagtgctaaccactgcactatGTGCCAtccaaaataatattcatattattGTCAAATAAATTCGAAAaagtttttgaattttaatacaaatttaaaaaccATTGGGCTCAAAGGTTACCTAAAAGTCCTGAAACAATTGCTAAAATAGTGAGGCATGTCTGTCTGAGAAGTGTGAGAGTCGGGCTAGGGAATGACCATTTTACATGATGCCATGACCAATTTAATTAGACCAAATGATGACTGCGAGAGAATGTCCcggtttttaaaatgtgtgcatgaCTTACTGTAATGGGGTTAAATTACGCCTAAGCAATTACACAGCTCCATTTCGGTGGGCTGTGTGGTCTCATCCTGGaagaacaagagagacagaagaggaggaaggctggAGCCTGAAAATAATCACGGCACTGTGCTacctccctctttcctcccaAATCTCTCCATCCTCCTAACTGAACTGCTCAGCCActacagagaaaaagagagggagagaaagtgagccATGGTGTGAACAAGAAGGGAGAGGGGCAGGGAAAGAtagggagaggaagagagagacggagagtgagagaaaagcgagagagagagagagagagagagagagagagagggacagagggagagagaaagggccGTGGGTGAATTTGGATTTGGTCTGCGAAGACTCATCCACTCTCTCTCACCAGCTGTCTCTCCTGCATTAGCATTCCAAATGCACTCTGACAATTCCACAATTAAGAACTAGAATGCTGCAATTAGCTCACTGCGTGGAGAGATGACCCACTTACTCTTTACTTTACACAGATTTTATCACCTCCAGTTTGTAAATGCCAACATCCATTTCAGCTACAAAAACTAAACTGATGTCTTCCTTTTACTGAGaatgctcacactcacacacaggccaTAACTCCCTTTGAGGACACCAAGGTCATGTcccatacgcacacacacacacacgtatgtatACACTGCTTATGGCGTTCCACAACAGTATACACTGGTTATGGCTTTTCATAACAGTGCATTCTGTGCATCTTGCACCCTCCTGTTATATGCTGCATTGTCTCAGGGacatctttgcacagcctgcactTGGGGTCCTGTCTGGTATGGTATACCCCTGCCTCTATTGATCTTGTTCTAagtgcctgttcttgtgcttCCATGATTTCAATTGATTTTTTCAGGACACATTCTCTTTAGGCATTTGACTATAGCTAACTTCCTTGCAGTCTCCTCATAGTTTCCATTGGCCTGTGGGATCCCAAGGTATTTGCAGCTTTCCTGTACATCTGCAATGTTGCCTTCTGGCTGTTAAATCCCCTCATTTTGATCATTTCTCCTCCCTTTGATACCATCCCACCACATTTATCAAGTCTGAATGGCATCCCAATGCCGTTGCTGTCGATCCTAGAGGTGTGGatgaagtgctagaagcgaagcACACCACacaatggcacctggcagtggaCGGGATATATTCGGCAGCAAGTGACTATTTTGTCATTGAAGTTGAcgtgttggaagcagaaaaaatgggCAAACATAAGGATTTGAGCAACTTTGACAACGGCCAAACTGTGATTGCTCGACATCCGTGTCAGGGCATCTCCAAAACTGTAGCTCTTGTGGGATGGTCCTGAATCTACAGTGTTAAGGGCCTACCGAACGCGGGCCAAGGAGGGAAAACTGCATCGTGGCAGGGTCAAGGCTCACTGATGCAGTTGGGGATTTGGGCCATGTTGTCTCATCCAAGAGAAAAGCTACCGCAGCTGGAATTGCTGAAAAAGCTGGTTCCAACAGAAGGgtgtcaaaacacacagagcgTCACCCTTTGTTGTGTATGGGGCTGTGTAGCCGCAGAGCAATCAGGGTACGCATGTCCGCCGCCAAAAGCACCTACAATGTGTATGTAAGTATCAGAACTGGACCATAAAGCAATGGAAGAAGGTGCCCTGGTCTGATCAATCATGTTTTCCTTTCCATCATGTGGAtggcaaggtgtgtgtgtgcgttggtAAACTGGGTAAAACATGGCACTGGGATGCACTATGGGAAGAAGGCAAGTCGGCAGAATCAGTAAGGCTTAGGTCACTGTTCTGCTCAGAAACCTTGGGTCCTgtcattcatgtggatgttaccTTGAGACgtaccacccacctaaacattgttGCAGACAAACTGCACCCATTCACGGAAACAGTACTCCATGATGtcagtggcctctttcagcaggataatgcacCCTGGCACACTGtaaaaatggttcaagaatggttAGAGGAACAGAACAATAAGTTTGGGGCACTGACTTGGACTCCACATTCTCTAGATCTCAATGGTGCTAGATACAACATCAAACCTTCAGAGGTTTAGTGGTTAGTCCATGCCTTCATATGACAGAGCTGTTTTGGGAGCAAAAGGGGGACCTACTAAATATTTGGTGAATCTTCATAATGTTATAACTGATTGGTCTATAACAGGGGTGTCCAAACTACGGCCCGCGGGCCAACTGCGGCCCGTGGCCCATTTTTTATTGGCCCGCagcaagttttaaaaatataattgaatATTGCCCTCAGTTTTCccctaaataaaatgaataaaagaaaacttttgcCGCGCGTGACCAAAATGGGAGAACCAAAGAAACGCAAGATAGCAAGTGAGtgcagaaaatgaatatttcttcaTGGAAGTCAATAGgaaatgtgtctgtttgattTGCCATGAAAGTGTTGCAGTGATGAAAGACTATAATGTACGAAGAAACCAAGCATCAGACCTACACGTCCTACACTGGTGCTGAGCGGGAAGAGAAAGTTAAGCAGATGGCAGCTAGCCTGCTGGCTCAACAGCAGTGCTTTCTCCGTGCTAACAAAATACAAGAAAGTGCGACATTAGCAAGCTACAGGGTAGCTGAACTCATAGCGCGGCACGGGAAACCTTTCTCAGATGGCGACTTTATAAAACAGTGCCTCGTCACAGTCGCAGAAACGATGTGCCCAGAAAAGATGCAGGAATTTAATAACGTGAGCATGTCCAGAAACACAGTTGTGCGGCGAATCGAAGATTTGTCAGCTAACATAGAACACCAAGTGTCACATAAAGCTTGTGCTTTTGACTTTTACTCCATTGCATGTGATGAGAGCACCGATGCTACAGACACCGCGCAGCTGCTGATTTTTCTGCGAAGAGTGGATGATAACTTTCGCGTTACGGAGGAGCTGCTTGATCTGAGGAGTCTAAAGGGCACAACAACGGGAAAGGACATGTTTGAAGCTGTGTCAGATGCAATTGACAAAATGGATCTTAAATGGGACAAACTGTGTGGAGTTACAACGGACGGGGCTCCGGCAATGACAGGCGAGCACAAAGGAGTGGCCTCAATGGTGAGCGCCAAGGTACGGGACAGCGGAGGTGAGGCCGTTAAAATGCACTGCATCATCCACCAAGAAGCCCTCTGTGCCAAGACAGTCCAGcttgatgatgtgatgaataCAGTTGTGAAAACTGTGAACATAATTCGGGCACGGGGGCTCTATCACAGAGAATTTCAAGCTTTCCTATctgatgttgatgctgaatACGGGGACGTTATTTACCATTGTGATGTGCGCTGGCTCAGCCGCGGCTCCGTGCTGCAGCGGTTTTATTCCATGAGATCGGAAATTGATCAGTTTTTGAAAGAGAAGGACAAGCCTCTCCGTGAACTAAGTGACCCTCTGTGGTTGGCAGACCTGGCATTTCTAGTTGATCTCACTGGTCATCTTAACACACTGAACAAGAGCCTGCAAGGCAAAGACCAGCTTGTGCCGCAGCTTT encodes the following:
- the LOC124057116 gene encoding general transcription factor II-I repeat domain-containing protein 2; the protein is MYEETKHQTYTSYTGAEREEKVKQMAASLLAQQQCFLRANKIQESATLASYRVAELIARHGKPFSDGDFIKQCLVTVAETMCPEKMQEFNNVSMSRNTVVRRIEDLSANIEHQVSHKACAFDFYSIACDESTDATDTAQLLIFLRRVDDNFRVTEELLDLRSLKGTTTGKDMFEAVSDAIDKMDLKWDKLCGVTTDGAPAMTGEHKGVASMVSAKVRDSGGEAVKMHCIIHQEALCAKTVQLDDVMNTVVKTVNIIRARGLYHREFQAFLSDVDAEYGDVIYHCDVRWLSRGSVLQRFYSMRSEIDQFLKEKDKPLRELSDPLWLADLAFLVDLTGHLNTLNKSLQGKDQLVPQLYAHMKAFGAKLRLFETQLRNFNVAHFPTLSEIKCGFPNANLSAKKEKCVSVVTSLKTEFSQRFQDFSAIEKEIKLFSTPFLMDAEEVEESLQLELIEMQCDDSLKNQHLLLSLPDFYQRLETIEFPLMRH